A region of the Pricia mediterranea genome:
ATGGAAAGCCCAGGGTCTTGATGGGGGCTTCCGCCGAGAGTATAGGCTCGATGGGCATCATGGTTTACGGCGGTTCCGATGAAGTGCTGTTCGACCGGTTGGAGCACATTGCGCTACAACTCGACAGCGAAAAAAACGATTCCATTCAGGCCAGCCTTACTGCTGAAAGGGATGCCCTTTTAAATTCCCATCCCGGTTTCTCCCAAGAAATCCTCGGTTATAATAGTATCACCAAAACCTGGTATGTGTACGATACCTTGCCGGACCCAATTCCGGTGACCGCGTTATCCTTTAAAAAGGCCGACGATTTTGTCATTGTTTCCGGGGAGGTTTCCCCCGGCATCCGTACGCCCGAAGTACGGACATATGCCATTGCCGATGCCACCAAACCCTTCGGTATTATCAATTATACCGTTTTGGCCCTCTACTTGCTGATTTCCCTTCTGATCGGGGTCTATTTTGCACGTAAACAAAAGTCCACCGAAGATTATTTCGTAGGTGGCGGGCGAATCCCGTGGTGGGCATCGGGCCTCAGTGTCTTCGGCACCCTGCTGAGCGCCATTACTTTTATGGCCATCCCCGCCAAGGCATTTATAACGGATTGGTCTTTCTTTTTTCTAAACATTACGGCCATTCTGATCACGCCCGTAATCGCGTTTATCTTTATTCCCTTCTTTAACAAACTGCATATTCGAACCGCCTACGAATATCTGGAGAACCGCTTTAATTACGCGGCCCGCGCCTTCGGCAGTCTTTCCTTTATCCTTTTTCAGCTGGGACGGATCGGAATCGTACTGCTACTGCCCTCGCTGGCCATTTCGATAGTGACGGGCATTCCGGTGGAAACCAGTATTATGATCATGGGGGTACTCTGCATCCTCTACACCACTTTCGGGGGCATCGAAGCGGTCATCTGGACCGATGTTCTGCAGGTCATCGTGCTGCTCGGCGGTAGTATTCTGGCAGTCGCTTGGATGATGATCTATACGGAAACCTCATTTGGCGAAATGATTACCTATGCCTCGGAGCGCGACAAGTTCAATATCGCCAATATGGATCTTGACTTTACCGAATCCACTTTCTGGGTGGTCTTTATCGGGGGGCTCGCCTCGGCCATGGTCACCCAGGGTACCGATCAGACCATCGTACAGCGTTATCTGACGAGTTCAAGCGTCAAGGATTCCCAAAAAACGCTCTATACGAACGCCGTTCTCACCCTTCCGGCCACCATCATATTTTTCGGTATAGGAACCCTCTTGTTTATCTTTTATACCGAAATGCCCAACGCCCTTTCCCCGGCAATCTCCAATAACGATTCCATTTTCCCGTGGTTTATAGTGCGGGAATTGCCTATAGGCGTTTCGGGCCTTCTGGTGGCTGGAATATTCTCCGCGGCCATGTCAAGCATCAGCAGTAGTCTCAATTCCGTATCCACCGCCTATTGCAACGATTTCCATCAACACTTCAGGTCCCGGACCAAGGACACCAAAATGCTGCGGATAGCAAGGATCGTGACCATACTTACGGGAATCGTCGGAATACTATTGGCACTGTGGATGGCGAACTCCAACATCAAATCGCTCTGGGACCAATTCTATCGCTATCTCGGACTGTTTACCGGGGGGCTGGGCGGCATGTTCCTTTTGGGGATGCTGACCAAAAAGGCCAACGCCACCGGAACATTAATGGGCCTGGTAGCCAGCGCCATCCTGATCTGGTACATTAGCGTTTTTACCGAGATCAGCTTTTTGATGTACGCGTTTTTCGGGGTCGCCTCCTGTTTTATTTTCGGATACGTCTTTAGCTTGATTTTCAAGGATAGGAAGGTGGCTCATTCCTAAGGGACGTTATATTGACTTATATAACCCATACTTAATTTCGGGTCGGACGCTGAGGCTTTCATTAGTAATGGCCCAGGTTCGGTGACTTTCAAACTGCTATTTAACACTTTACCATGTGCGCTAAGTTACTGGAATTATGTAACTTCATTCACTTATTGTACAACCGATTAAAAGACGAAATGAAATGAAGGAAAAAGACTCAAAACTCACCAGACGGACCGGGGCGCCAGTTGGGGACAACCAAAATGTACAAACAGCCGGTCCGCGCGGACCCATGTTAATGCAGGATGCCTGGTTTCTTGAAAAAATGGCAAACTTCGACCGAGAGGTAATCCCTGAAAGAAGAATGCACGCGAAAGGCTCAGGGGCTTTCGGCACGTTCACTGTAACGCATGACATCACGCAATACACCAAGGCCAAAATATTTAGTGAAGTGGGGAAAAAGACCGAAATGTTCAGCCGCTTTTCCACGGTTGCCGGCGAAAGGGGGGCCGCGGATGCCGAAAGGGATATCCGGGGCTTTGCACTGAAGTTCTATACCGAGGAAGGAATCTGGGACCTGGTCGGAAACAATACCCCGGTATTTTTCTTTCGGGACCCGATGAAGTTCCCGGACCTGAACCACGCCGTAAAACGTGATCCAAAAACCAATTTACGGAGCCCCAACAACAACTGGGATTTCTGGACGCTGCTCCCCGAAGCCCTGCACCAGGTGACCATAGTAATGAGCGATAGAGGCATTCCCAGAGGGTACCGACATATGCACGGTTTTGGAAGCCATACCTTCAGTTTTATAAACAAGGAGAATGTAAGACACT
Encoded here:
- a CDS encoding sodium:solute symporter family transporter, with translation MRNSIHSAISVFLLLFALISRGQEIPKVRLIDVPELPAKAKDSVSFGYAGMVGGWHNGAVIAAGGANFPSGLPWEGGKKVYSDSIYVLNDGQWKLAGRSLPFPLAYGASVSTPEGILVIGGEDGITAKDQVLRLRYDPASEEVEIARFPSLPEPLAYTAAVVEAGYVYVVGGKNADRSVNSFYRMRLDNPKKWEKLEDLPGAPRALHTIAVQETKDSRKLFVIGGRNQLSGQKSEPLTTYLSYDLQDNFWKNEGEIPINGKPRVLMGASAESIGSMGIMVYGGSDEVLFDRLEHIALQLDSEKNDSIQASLTAERDALLNSHPGFSQEILGYNSITKTWYVYDTLPDPIPVTALSFKKADDFVIVSGEVSPGIRTPEVRTYAIADATKPFGIINYTVLALYLLISLLIGVYFARKQKSTEDYFVGGGRIPWWASGLSVFGTLLSAITFMAIPAKAFITDWSFFFLNITAILITPVIAFIFIPFFNKLHIRTAYEYLENRFNYAARAFGSLSFILFQLGRIGIVLLLPSLAISIVTGIPVETSIMIMGVLCILYTTFGGIEAVIWTDVLQVIVLLGGSILAVAWMMIYTETSFGEMITYASERDKFNIANMDLDFTESTFWVVFIGGLASAMVTQGTDQTIVQRYLTSSSVKDSQKTLYTNAVLTLPATIIFFGIGTLLFIFYTEMPNALSPAISNNDSIFPWFIVRELPIGVSGLLVAGIFSAAMSSISSSLNSVSTAYCNDFHQHFRSRTKDTKMLRIARIVTILTGIVGILLALWMANSNIKSLWDQFYRYLGLFTGGLGGMFLLGMLTKKANATGTLMGLVASAILIWYISVFTEISFLMYAFFGVASCFIFGYVFSLIFKDRKVAHS